The Candidatus Desulfarcum epimagneticum genomic interval TTCAATATTTCCAGGCTGATCTTAACAGCGTCGAATCTTTTGTCCTGACGCAGCTTGAAAAGCGCCTCATTCAGCATCCATGTCTTTCCGGTCTGTCTCGGCGCCCAGACCGTGATATAATGCCCCCCTTTGTCCGGGTCCTTCCCAATCAGCTGTCCGCAGGCGAAATCAACCATTTTTTCTCTCGGGGCATAATAATGCAAATCCCTGTCCAAAGGGCCGTATGATGAAAACGCTCGCATATTTTGTCTTTCCATTTTATTCATTCCAAGTCTGAAGGCGTCTTTTTACTTTAATTCAATCGCTTTTCAAAGGCAAGGGGTGATCGTTTTTTTCTCTTGCATACCGGGAGCGCATGGTCTAAACTCCTTTCATATTCTGACGATATAGTCAAAAATCCCGGAAGGCCCGGCGGCAAAAAGGGGGATTTTCCGGGCTCACTCAATCCAGTCTTCCGTACAATAAAATTTTCATGGCGGCCATATGAAAGGATACACCCAGGTTTACACCGGAAACGGAAAAGGCAAAACCACAGCGTCCCTCGGACTCTCCCTGAGGGCGGCCGGGGCGGGTCTCAAAGTCTATATCGCCCAGTTTGCGAAAATGGGGGATTACAGCGAGATCAAAGCGCTGGAGCGCTTCCCGGACCTCATCACAATCGAGCAGTTCGGCCTCGGAAAATTTATCAAAGGAAAGCCTTCTGAAAAGGACATCGCCTCGGCGAAAACGGGACTTGAAAAGGCGAAGGCGGCCCTGTCATCCGGGGAATACGACGTGGTGATCCTGGAGGAGGCCAACGTGGCCGTCACATGCGGCCTTTTTGACGTCCAGACCCTTCTGGACATCGTGGAGACAAAGCCGGACCACGTGGAGCTGCTGATCACCGGCCGGGGGGCGGCCCCGGAAATCATCGAAAAGGCCGATCTGGTCACTGAAATGAAAGAAATCAAACATTATTTTTCCAAAGGGGTCAACGCCAGGACCGGAATCGAGATGTGAGACCCGGGCGAAAGCCTGCGTCCATGATCCTTTTCATATTTCCCGGGCCGGGGGAAATGTGATTCAAAAATCCGACTCGCCTTCGACTTTTCGGCCGCGTTTCCTTTCGCGTTTCTGCCCGACTCCCTTTCGGAGAGATATCCATTAGTTGCTTTCGCGCTGCCCGGATTTGAAGCAAAACATCTTCGAGCAGGTGGCGCGCATCGAAAAGGAAAATCAAAAAACGTCTGAGCGGTCCCGCCAATCATCCCCCTGAACTTTTTTCGGGGGCCGGGGAAAAAACGCGCTGGTGGCTCTCTTGTACGCCTCATACTCGGGATCGCCCTCATATGGTTTTTCCAGCATGGGAATCCCGGACACAAGGAGAATCAAAACCGTGATGGTCAGGGGGCTGACGATGGCGTAAAGGCCCTTTGGGGAAGCGCATGCGATGAGAAAAATCCCCCACCAGAGGCACACCTCGCCGAAATAGTTGGGGTGGCGGGAATATCGCCACAGGCCGGTTTTGAGAATTTTTCCCCGGTTGGCGGGATCGCCCGCGAATCGGGCCAGCTGAAAATCCCCCACCGCCTCAAAGTAAAATCCCACAAGCCAGACGCCTGTCCCGATGAGATCCCAAACGCCGAGCGCCGGCTGGGGAAAGGCGCTCACAATGACCGCCGGGCAGACAATCAAAAGAAGGAAAAAACCCTGAAGCGCAAATACCTGGAGGTAGGAGCGGATGTAAAAAAAGCGCCGCCACTCCCGGCGCCATTTGAGATAGCGGCTGTCCTCTTTTTTCTTTTGGTTCCGAACATAAATATGCGCGGCCAGTCGGATTCCCCATATCAAAATCAGCGCGCATAAAAGAAAAAGACGGGGCGAGGATTCACCGAAGAAAAGACACGCCAGGCACACTAAAATATAGCCGGGGCCCCAGGCGATGTCCGCCACGTCATTTCTTTGTTTGACGATGGAGACGCCGAACCAGACGGTGGCGTAGATCCAGATGACCAGGGCTGATTTTAAGAAAATGTCGGTCATGTTATTTCAACGCGCTCCCCATCCAAAATCCCGCCAGGCCCACGATCCCGCATAAAAAAGTTCCCCAGGCCATATCAATGAACACGATGGGCAAAGGCCAGCCTTTTAATGTGGCCAGGTTGGTGAGGTCATAGGCGGCGTAGGCGAAAAATCCAAAAAGGGCGCCCAGAATCGCCGCCCTTGCCCATGAGGCCTTTTCCAGGGCCGGGAAAACGGCGAATATCAGGATTCCGGCCACGAACAGCAGGTAAAAAATGACGGCGGCGGTCCAGTTGATGTCCGGCCTTAAAAAAGCGCCCAGGTATTTTTTGTAGACGCCCCGGGCCGCGAACCCCAGCCAGATCATGTCCACGGCAAAAAAAACGCATGCCGTGAGAATGTAAAGGATGACAATGGACGATGTTTTCATGGGGACCTCGTTTTGAGAGGTTAAACGCGCCGAAAGGACGTATTCATCCCGCCGCTGCCTGAAGCCATCCAAAAATCCCGGGGCAGCGGATATTTATTGCTGAGACCGCGAACGGGACTGCCTTATCGCGTCAAGTATGTCCTGTGTGGAGGCTTTTGTTCGAATTCCGGGAACATCAAAAGGCGATTTCGGAAGGGACTTATACTTGACCACGAAGGATTCCCCACTCCGGCGTTTAATCATCACTTCCTCAAAGCGCGCGACATCTAAAACCTCGGGAAATTTTTTACGGGCCTCGGAATATGTGTATGCCTTCATTTTTTGATCTCCAGAGTTCGGATTTTCATTTTTTGCGCGACCGATCTCATGCGTTTATCAAGAGTGAGCAATGGAAATTGCGAAGTGGCGGCGCATTCCAAAAAATAAGCGTCATATGCGTAAATATTGAAAGTGGTCGCGATCCTCAGGGCGCTCCGAATATCAATTTTCCACAACTCAACTGGAATTTCCTGAACAGAATCCCATGCCGCGAGAACCTCATCGAAATCTATTCGTCGCATTTTAAAAATCGCAGACAACGCGTTGCCTATTTCAAAAGGCAACACATCCGGGGCGATGAGATCATGTCCAATCGTCAACTTTATTATCTCTGATTTTTCAGGCTCATTAAGAGCCACCGCCAGAAAAGTATTTGTGTCCGCTATGATTTTCACGCAGTCAATGTTACGACTATTCACCTTTTTTGTCAAGATTAAGGGCTCGCGCGGGGGACGATCGAAAAAGAGAATGGAAAATTTAAAAAAAACGGCGGCCCCGGCCGGATTTGCCGGGAGCCGCCTGGAAAGAGCCAAGGCAGGCTTTGAAAGCCGCCCCGGAAAGGCGAAGGGCGAGTCCCGCCCCGCTACTGGGCAGGCATGCACGGGGGAGTTCCGCCCATGCCGCCTCCTCCCATCCTTCCCCGGCCCATGCCGTGTTTCATCATGCCCATTCCGCCTCCCATGCCGCCGAGGCCGGGCTTGATCTTATTGAGTTTGAGCATGTGGTCCAGGCGTTTCTGGTCCAGACTGGCCCGGGTGGAGGAAATCTCTTTCTGTATCTTGGCGGCCCTGGCCGCGTTCGGCTTGGCCTTGGCCAGCTCGCTTTTCAATTCGAGATTTTTCTGGTACAGGCCCTGACTGAGCGTCTGGGTTTCGGTCATAAAAGCGGCCCGCTCATCCTGGAAAAGCTTCAATTCCTCGGGGGTCAGGTTTCCGGGACCCATGCCCATTCCGGGACCCATTCCCATTCCATGCCCCATGCCCATTCCGCCCTGTCCGGCTCGTTGTCCCATTCGGGCAAAGACGTCGGAGCCCAGGGCCGCCACGCTCAGAACCACGAGGGTCACGATCAATACTTTAAAATGTCTCATTTTGTTTCTCCTTTTGTTTGGGTTGTTTTGTGATGGGGACGTGTCCCCATCTTCTCTGTTTGCCTTATATACAAAGCAAAATCGGCGCCAAAACAAACCGAAAGAAAAAATTTTTTTATAACATTTTAAAATGATTAAGAAATGTTCCTTAAAGCACGACAGCTCCAGACAGCGGCGACCAGGCGGTCTTCAAAAAGACCGGGTCAAAAAGACACGCCCGTTTGAAGCCAAAACCCAAAACCGTGTCATTTTGACCCGCCTCCGTCAAAAGGCCCCCAGCTGGCAGCGCCGGAATTTAACTCCGGCGCCCTCGCAGATATGGGCGAGCTTCAGTTTCGGGATGCCGAAGCGCTCCGCGATCTTCCATGCTTCGGCGCAGTCCAGGCCGTTTTCTCCCGACGCGTCCCGGATGGCGTCCATGAGCTTTCGGTCGGATGTCTGCCGGGGCTGAACGATCTTCTTATCAGGACTGTGGCCGAACAAACCCAGTTGGCAGGCTGTGAGCGAGACATCCCGGGAATCGGCCGCCTCCCCCACCTGTTTCGGCGAAACGCCCAGGGAAGCGGCGATGTCAAAGGCGTCCGCGCAGGCCAGCCCGCCGTTTTTGATCCGTCCGGATATCTCTTTTAAGACGTTTTCATCCATCTGTCCCCCTTTCTCCGGCCGGCGCCGGTCTAAAGACAGGCCGGCCCCATCTTTTCTTTGAGTTTCCGGTTGACCGCGGGCGGAACCATGTCCTCAATGTTGGCGCCGAACTGCGCCGCTTCCTTGATAATGGAAGAGCTGGTGAAAATCCACCGAAGGCCCGTCATGAGGAAAACGGTCTGAATCTCGCGGTTGAGCTTCCGATTCATCAACGCCAGCTGAAACTCAAATTCAAAATCCGAAACCGCCCGCATACCCCGAAGCACCGCCAGCGCCCCTTTCTGGGCCGCGTAATCCATCGAAAGACCGCAAAAGGCGTCCACTTCGACGTTGGGGGCGTCTTTGAGCCCCTCTTTCAAAAGGGCGATTCTTTCCTCCACAGTGAACAGGCATTTTTTGTTGGGGTTGTGCAAAATGGCCACAATGATTTTGTCAAACAGCTTCAGGCCCCTTTGAACGATATCGATGTGCCCGTTGGTCACGGGATCAAACGAGCCGGGATAGATGGCGATTTTTTCCATGTCGTTTCAAAAATCCTTTCGTTGTGTTTTGCCTGGGGCGTTTTGTTCAAGAAGCGTCTCAGGCCGGCGTCTCAAAAACGAGGCCACGTTTCTCCCCTGTCTTTTGCTTTTAAAGACCTCAAAATCAGGGCTCTCTTCCCATATGGGCTCGGCCGGCGAATGTTCGACCACCACAATGGCGTCCGGGGCCAGGCATCGGCTTTCAGCCAGGCTCGTCAGCGCGGGATTAACCCGATCACGCTCGTAGGGCGGATCCATAAACACAAGGTCAAAGGCCGGTGAGGCGT includes:
- a CDS encoding Antitoxin, translating into MKAYTYSEARKKFPEVLDVARFEEVMIKRRSGESFVVKYKSLPKSPFDVPGIRTKASTQDILDAIRQSRSRSQQ
- a CDS encoding putative nucleic acid-binding protein, contains PIN domain (Evidence 3 : Putative function from multiple computational evidences), coding for MALSRRLPANPAGAAVFFKFSILFFDRPPREPLILTKKVNSRNIDCVKIIADTNTFLAVALNEPEKSEIIKLTIGHDLIAPDVLPFEIGNALSAIFKMRRIDFDEVLAAWDSVQEIPVELWKIDIRSALRIATTFNIYAYDAYFLECAATSQFPLLTLDKRMRSVAQKMKIRTLEIKK
- the coaD gene encoding Phosphopantetheine adenylyltransferase, producing MEKIAIYPGSFDPVTNGHIDIVQRGLKLFDKIIVAILHNPNKKCLFTVEERIALLKEGLKDAPNVEVDAFCGLSMDYAAQKGALAVLRGMRAVSDFEFEFQLALMNRKLNREIQTVFLMTGLRWIFTSSSIIKEAAQFGANIEDMVPPAVNRKLKEKMGPACL
- a CDS encoding conserved hypothetical protein (Evidence 4 : Unknown function but conserved in other organisms), with the translated sequence MRHFKVLIVTLVVLSVAALGSDVFARMGQRAGQGGMGMGHGMGMGPGMGMGPGNLTPEELKLFQDERAAFMTETQTLSQGLYQKNLELKSELAKAKPNAARAAKIQKEISSTRASLDQKRLDHMLKLNKIKPGLGGMGGGMGMMKHGMGRGRMGGGGMGGTPPCMPAQ
- a CDS encoding conserved membrane hypothetical protein (Evidence 4 : Unknown function but conserved in other organisms), encoding MTDIFLKSALVIWIYATVWFGVSIVKQRNDVADIAWGPGYILVCLACLFFGESSPRLFLLCALILIWGIRLAAHIYVRNQKKKEDSRYLKWRREWRRFFYIRSYLQVFALQGFFLLLIVCPAVIVSAFPQPALGVWDLIGTGVWLVGFYFEAVGDFQLARFAGDPANRGKILKTGLWRYSRHPNYFGEVCLWWGIFLIACASPKGLYAIVSPLTITVLILLVSGIPMLEKPYEGDPEYEAYKRATSAFFPRPPKKVQGDDWRDRSDVF
- a CDS encoding conserved hypothetical protein (Evidence 4 : Unknown function but conserved in other organisms), producing the protein MDENVLKEISGRIKNGGLACADAFDIAASLGVSPKQVGEAADSRDVSLTACQLGLFGHSPDKKIVQPRQTSDRKLMDAIRDASGENGLDCAEAWKIAERFGIPKLKLAHICEGAGVKFRRCQLGAF
- a CDS encoding conserved membrane hypothetical protein (Evidence 4 : Unknown function but conserved in other organisms); the protein is MKTSSIVILYILTACVFFAVDMIWLGFAARGVYKKYLGAFLRPDINWTAAVIFYLLFVAGILIFAVFPALEKASWARAAILGALFGFFAYAAYDLTNLATLKGWPLPIVFIDMAWGTFLCGIVGLAGFWMGSALK
- a CDS encoding Cob(I)yrinic acid a,c-diamide adenosyltransferase produces the protein MKGYTQVYTGNGKGKTTASLGLSLRAAGAGLKVYIAQFAKMGDYSEIKALERFPDLITIEQFGLGKFIKGKPSEKDIASAKTGLEKAKAALSSGEYDVVILEEANVAVTCGLFDVQTLLDIVETKPDHVELLITGRGAAPEIIEKADLVTEMKEIKHYFSKGVNARTGIEM